The following proteins are co-located in the Microbacterium profundi genome:
- a CDS encoding DUF3159 domain-containing protein translates to MSGDNHESDEAREQSTSELLGAALGGAARRAGLDPAEDASTHKVVWSAIGGWRGVLESVLPSLAFVVLFTLRPEPLILALGVSVGLAAVFTIVRLVQKSPPSAALGGLIAAGAAAALALWTGRGADNFVPGLITNAVYGTVLLVSALIGWSLIGIAAGFLMGEATAWRADKRKRRAFRWLGIAWAALFFARLAVQLPLYLTDQVTALGTLKLIMGLPLFAPLIAVTWLVVRALYPRESPQSTASRS, encoded by the coding sequence GTGAGCGGCGACAACCACGAAAGCGACGAGGCGCGCGAGCAGAGCACCTCAGAGCTCCTCGGCGCCGCACTCGGCGGCGCCGCACGCAGGGCCGGCCTGGATCCTGCCGAGGACGCCAGCACGCACAAGGTCGTCTGGTCGGCGATCGGCGGATGGCGTGGCGTGCTCGAATCTGTGCTGCCGAGCCTCGCGTTCGTCGTCCTGTTCACACTCCGGCCCGAACCGCTCATCCTCGCGCTCGGCGTCTCCGTCGGGCTCGCCGCCGTGTTCACCATCGTGCGTCTGGTGCAGAAGTCACCGCCCTCGGCGGCACTGGGCGGTTTGATCGCCGCAGGCGCAGCCGCCGCCCTCGCGCTGTGGACCGGTCGCGGCGCCGACAACTTCGTGCCTGGCCTCATCACGAACGCCGTGTACGGCACGGTCCTGCTCGTCTCGGCCCTCATCGGCTGGTCGCTGATCGGCATCGCCGCCGGCTTCCTCATGGGTGAGGCGACGGCGTGGCGGGCGGACAAGCGCAAGCGCCGCGCGTTCCGCTGGCTCGGCATCGCATGGGCCGCACTGTTCTTCGCGCGTCTGGCGGTACAGCTGCCGTTGTACCTGACCGATCAGGTGACGGCGCTGGGCACACTGAAGCTCATCATGGGGCTGCCGCTGTTCGCGCCGTTGATCGCGGTCACCTGGCTTGTGGTGCGAGCGCTCTATCCTCGCGAGTCGCCGCAGTCCACAGCATCCCGTTCGTGA
- a CDS encoding DUF3710 domain-containing protein has product MTEEITQPPSKSAPANRSTDGPFDESEANPIRPYIDLGGIKILPREGLNLRLEVEEQTKRIVAVGLDYADSSLQVQPFAAPRTLGLWHETRAQLVDQVRQQGGRVEEREGPLGKELLAEVPSPASEGSELRLARFVGVDGPRWFLRGVIGGSAASDPDAAAKIEDLFRSIVVVRGGAPMPPRDLIPLKMPATPGSA; this is encoded by the coding sequence ATGACTGAAGAGATCACACAGCCGCCGTCGAAGTCGGCACCGGCGAACCGCTCGACAGACGGACCGTTCGATGAGTCCGAGGCGAACCCGATCCGCCCGTACATCGACCTCGGGGGCATCAAGATCCTCCCGCGCGAAGGACTGAATCTGCGTCTCGAGGTCGAGGAGCAGACCAAGCGCATCGTCGCCGTCGGACTCGACTACGCCGACTCGTCGCTTCAGGTGCAGCCGTTCGCCGCGCCGCGCACGCTCGGTCTCTGGCACGAGACGCGTGCGCAGCTGGTCGACCAGGTCCGCCAGCAGGGCGGGCGTGTCGAAGAGCGCGAGGGTCCGCTGGGCAAGGAACTCCTCGCCGAGGTGCCCAGCCCCGCATCCGAGGGTTCGGAGTTGCGGCTCGCGCGATTCGTCGGCGTCGACGGACCGCGCTGGTTCCTGCGAGGAGTGATCGGCGGATCTGCGGCTTCTGACCCCGATGCCGCCGCGAAGATCGAGGACCTGTTCCGCTCGATCGTCGTGGTTCGCGGAGGCGCACCGATGCCGCCGCGCGATCTGATCCCGCTCAAGATGCCGGCCACGCCCGGATCCGCGTGA
- the dut gene encoding dUTP diphosphatase, whose amino-acid sequence MSDSVDLPIIASLAPHYAHPGDAGADLVAAEAVRLEPGERALVPTGVRIALPDGYAAFVVPRSGLAAKHGITIVNAPGTVDAGYRGEIKVSLLNTDRSNAYDVAVGDRIAQLILMPVTRANFIPVDELPESARGADGFGSTGYQAPSQSAEQAGNSR is encoded by the coding sequence GTGAGCGATTCCGTTGATCTACCCATTATCGCGTCTCTTGCGCCGCATTACGCGCATCCGGGTGATGCCGGCGCCGATCTGGTCGCGGCCGAGGCCGTGCGACTCGAGCCGGGCGAACGTGCCCTCGTGCCCACGGGCGTAAGGATCGCGCTGCCCGACGGCTACGCCGCGTTCGTCGTGCCGCGCAGCGGTCTCGCAGCAAAGCACGGGATCACGATCGTCAACGCGCCGGGCACGGTGGATGCCGGATACCGCGGTGAGATCAAGGTGAGTCTGCTCAACACGGACAGATCGAACGCGTACGATGTGGCCGTCGGAGACCGGATCGCGCAGTTGATCCTGATGCCGGTGACGCGTGCGAACTTCATCCCGGTCGACGAGTTACCGGAGAGCGCCCGTGGTGCGGACGGATTCGGATCCACCGGATATCAGGCACCCTCGCAGAGCGCCGAACAGGCAGGAAACAGCAGATGA